A genome region from Natronobeatus ordinarius includes the following:
- a CDS encoding signal peptidase I has protein sequence MSDRPARVVLQVVLLASIVAVVAGQLLGQPILLGYVTSDSMSPTIDDGDGFVAVPTIVTGEVQPGDVIVYESVDGELVTHRVVEEATEGYVTRGDANPVTDQDEGHPPVRDERIVATALQIGGTVVTIPALGTAAAEVGAATETTQRWFADAVGREPAGGGSRLAALVLVLSLVGYALETVRDRSHRRLETRVDDLGLAPRRAAVAFALFVVLVATAAMVVPAGTGSFTVVSSEPAPDATLVAPPGETVETSYRVSNAGFVPIVTYLEPTAPGVDLERETVAVPGRESSSVGVSLTAPEATGHYERTVTERRYLHVLPRSTIDELYGVHPWAPLVVIVAVLGCCAYVLGRLLAGTDDAQTARRRMRARRRTGLFRSDRP, from the coding sequence ATGAGCGACCGTCCAGCCAGGGTGGTGCTTCAGGTCGTATTGCTGGCGTCGATCGTCGCCGTCGTCGCCGGGCAGCTGCTCGGACAGCCGATCCTGCTCGGCTACGTCACGAGCGACAGTATGTCGCCAACGATCGACGACGGTGACGGCTTCGTCGCCGTGCCGACCATCGTGACCGGCGAGGTACAACCGGGCGACGTGATCGTCTACGAGTCGGTCGACGGCGAGCTGGTGACACACCGTGTCGTCGAGGAGGCGACCGAGGGGTACGTCACTCGCGGCGACGCGAATCCAGTGACCGACCAGGACGAGGGCCATCCGCCCGTTCGGGACGAACGCATCGTCGCGACGGCGCTCCAGATCGGTGGAACGGTCGTCACCATCCCCGCCCTGGGTACCGCGGCGGCCGAAGTCGGAGCCGCCACCGAAACTACCCAGCGCTGGTTCGCCGATGCGGTCGGACGCGAGCCCGCCGGTGGGGGTTCCAGACTCGCCGCCCTGGTACTGGTGCTGTCGCTCGTCGGGTACGCACTCGAGACCGTCCGTGACCGCTCTCATCGGCGACTCGAGACACGTGTCGACGACCTCGGACTCGCTCCCCGTCGTGCAGCCGTCGCCTTCGCGCTGTTCGTGGTGCTCGTCGCGACGGCGGCGATGGTCGTCCCGGCAGGCACCGGCTCGTTCACCGTCGTCAGCTCGGAGCCAGCACCGGATGCGACGTTGGTAGCGCCACCAGGCGAGACTGTCGAGACGTCTTACCGGGTCTCTAACGCCGGCTTCGTTCCGATCGTCACCTACCTCGAGCCGACGGCCCCCGGCGTCGACCTCGAGCGCGAGACGGTGGCCGTACCGGGACGTGAGAGTTCGTCAGTCGGGGTCTCGCTCACGGCACCCGAAGCCACGGGTCACTACGAACGTACTGTGACCGAGCGTCGATACCTGCACGTGCTGCCCCGCTCGACGATCGACGAGCTCTACGGCGTCCATCCGTGGGCTCCGCTCGTCGTGATCGTCGCCGTCCTCGGTTGCTGTGCGTACGTCCTGGGACGGCTCCTGGCAGGGACCGACGATGCGCAGACGGCGCGACGACGGATGCGTGCTCGTCGACGCACCGGGCTGTTTCGATCCGACCGACCATGA
- a CDS encoding DUF5305 domain-containing protein, giving the protein MTNETLLRWRVRLVDRRLLAVLAVVCLLGIGGWLTYTAHVDPGERTEERVVDAWSMTGTLSHEAAVVEPNPLYGEWPEDADGNATADANESATNGTDAATTVAASTAETAVKPVVLTDRPLYYTSLSPTARGAVTTSYDATRGEDVAVTLELELVSRAADGDVVYWEETERLASVQETDVGPGEDVVATFEVNVSQIGDRIDEIERGLGASPGETETFVDVETTLEGEIDDERESVGRTDRIDLAVEENTYRFDADDPFEETSTDTETVTVTRSSGPLRTVGGPLLLALSIVGIGTLGAVHAFWCPSDAERAWIDYLDDRVAFEEVFVRAELPPAATSGPVAEVPTLAELARLAIDVDSVVLEEPDRLRYLVQHEGTTYVYTPPATPNEPSSDRAGRTTDAGEKPGL; this is encoded by the coding sequence ATGACGAACGAGACACTGCTGCGCTGGCGCGTTCGCCTCGTCGACCGGCGACTGCTCGCGGTTCTCGCGGTGGTCTGTCTGCTGGGTATCGGCGGCTGGCTGACCTACACGGCACACGTCGATCCCGGTGAACGAACCGAAGAACGGGTGGTCGACGCGTGGTCGATGACCGGGACGCTCTCCCACGAGGCGGCCGTCGTCGAACCGAACCCGCTCTACGGGGAGTGGCCCGAGGACGCCGACGGGAACGCGACGGCAGACGCAAACGAGTCAGCCACCAACGGAACCGACGCCGCGACTACTGTGGCTGCGTCCACCGCCGAGACGGCTGTCAAGCCAGTCGTCCTAACCGACCGGCCGCTGTACTACACCTCCCTCTCGCCGACGGCACGCGGCGCGGTCACCACCAGCTACGACGCCACACGCGGCGAGGACGTGGCCGTCACCCTCGAGCTCGAGCTCGTCTCCCGGGCGGCCGACGGCGACGTGGTCTACTGGGAGGAGACAGAGCGCCTCGCCTCCGTCCAGGAGACGGACGTCGGTCCCGGTGAGGACGTCGTCGCCACGTTCGAGGTGAACGTCTCCCAGATCGGTGACCGGATCGACGAAATCGAACGGGGGCTGGGTGCGAGCCCCGGCGAGACCGAGACCTTCGTCGACGTCGAGACCACGCTCGAGGGCGAGATCGACGACGAACGGGAGTCTGTGGGCCGGACCGACCGGATCGACCTTGCGGTCGAGGAGAACACCTACCGGTTCGACGCCGACGACCCCTTCGAGGAGACGAGTACCGACACGGAGACGGTGACCGTCACCCGGTCGTCCGGACCGCTTCGAACCGTCGGTGGGCCGTTGCTGCTCGCCCTCTCGATCGTCGGTATCGGGACGCTCGGCGCGGTACACGCGTTCTGGTGTCCGTCCGACGCCGAGCGAGCGTGGATCGACTACCTCGACGACCGTGTGGCGTTCGAGGAGGTGTTCGTCAGGGCCGAGCTGCCGCCAGCGGCGACGAGTGGCCCGGTCGCGGAGGTCCCGACGCTCGCAGAGCTCGCACGGCTGGCGATCGACGTCGACTCGGTCGTCCTCGAGGAACCGGACCGACTCCGATACCTCGTCCAGCACGAGGGGACGACGTACGTCTACACACCACCTGCAACCCCGAACGAGCCGTCGTCGGATCGAGCCGGTCGGACAACAGATGCGGGTGAGAAGCCGGGTCTGTGA